The DNA segment GAGACCGAACAGGTGTCGCGTGAAAAGGATAAGAGTGACAAGCCGGCACAGAAAGATGCTATCCTCAAGGATCTGACCGGGGGCAAATCTGAGCAGGCCGAGACAGAAAAAGTCAGCAAATCGAAGCCCGAAGAGGTCAAGCCGGAATCGACAGAGGATATTAAGGACGATCTGCTGCGGGGCCTGATGGATCGTGGTGACGGTGCTACGGACAAGCCTAAGAAGGACGAGCAGGGGGGCTCAAGCGATGCGTAAAGTCTGGGCGGTCGCAAGGAATACCATTTCGCAGATATTGCGCATGAAGGTTGCTCTGTTGGTGATAGTGGGCCTGCTGATCATACTGCCTTTGATGGGCATGATCGTTACAGGTGACGGGACGCTGAAGGGTAAGCTGCAGACGTTCATCAGTTACGGGCTGAGTCTGACCGGTATGCTTCTGTCGATCCTTACGATCATCGTTGCGACATATACGCTGACGAGCGATCTGAAATACAAGCAGATATACCTGATACTTTCCAAGCCCGTGCATCGGTTCCAGATAGTATGCGGCAAGCTGCTGGGCATTGTTATACTTGACGCGTTTCTGCTGGCTGTGTTTGCGGCGATCATTTACGGGTTGACGATGTTCATGCCAAAGCTGGCGGATGCGGATGAGACCGAGATGGCCCAGGCGCAGCGGGAATTTTTCACCGCGCGTGCATCAGTGGAGGATCCGATCGATCTGCAGGACGTGGTGAAGGAAGTGCGGGAACGGTATCAGCGGCTCAAGCGTCAGGGGCAGATACCTGAGGGCATGGGCGAGCAAGAGGCCTTGAACGAGCTTTTCAATCAGGAACGTATAAGGCGTAATGCGGTTGCTGTTGGCAAATCACGAGAGTGGGAATTCGAAGATGTGAAACTGCTCGGCGATGATGAGCATTTTTCGATTGAATACAAATACAATGTAGCGGTCAATCCGCCGGACAGTAAGGTTTATGGAACCTGGTTTGTTGGCGATCTGCGGCAGGAAACCGAGGCTGATGTGGGGGAATGGGAAACGCCGATCTACCGTCTGGACCCGGCCGATGTAATCCGGACAGTGCAGGAGATACAGGTGCCTGCAGATGCGATCGCGGCAGACGGCTATGTCGCTGCGAGATTCGTGAATACTTACCAGAACAACACAACGGTCATTCCGAAGGATGTCAAGCTTCTGTATGAGTCGGGGACGTTTGAAGGGAACTTCGTTAGGGCTGTATTGATGATAATGACCAAGTTAACATTCCTTGCGGCCTTAGGCGTATTCGTTTCTACGTGGCTGTCGTTTCCGGTGGGTGTACTTGTGTCGGTAGCAGTTTTCTTCATTGGGACATTCAACGGATTCATGCTGGATTCGTTTACAACATTGAGCCATGACATAACGGCAGTGTATTACAGTATTTTCAAGGGGTTTCTGTGGCTGCTGCCTCAATTCGACGGCAGGTTCAACCCGACGGAGTACATGATCGGTGCGGAGGCTATCAGCATGTCGGTGCTGAGTCAGGCGATGTTCTACACTGTTATTATCAAGGCGGGCATATTGACCCTGCTGGGCATAGTTTTCTTCAGACTTCGAGAAGTCGCTAAGGTTATTGTTTAAGAGCGTGAATATATGCGATGGCGTGATAGATTAATCTGGTTTTCATGTCTGCTCGTGGGTGCGGCTTTGCTGTTTGGCGCATCGACCAGGCTGGACAATATAAATAATGCTCGCGAAGAGATGAATCTTGTGAGCAACGAGGCGCTGGAGAATGCGCCTCCTTCGCTGGCGTTTACCACGGTTGCGATGGGTGCGTTCCGCGGGCTTGTCGTTGACATTTTGTGGATGCGGGCGGACAAGTTGAAGGAAGAGGGCCAGTTTTTTGATGCGAAGCAGTTGGCGGAGTGGATAACGACGCTGCAGCCGCGTTTCGCATCGGTGTGGGAGTTTCAGGCGTGGAACATGGCATACAATATTTCGGTGGCGTGTCCGGCGAGTGAGTGGGAGGAACGCTGGAAGTGGGTTCGCAACGGTTACGAGCTGCTGAGAGATAAAGGGATAGATTACAATCCGGAAGAGATATCGCTGTACAGGCAGCTTGCGTGGATCTTTCAGCATAAGATAGGCGGCATAGCTGATGACTGTAACAAGCATTACAAACGCGAGCTGGCGCTGGCGATGAGGCCTTTGCTTGGGGATATGTCGCGAGATTATTTTGCGATGCTGGCTGCTGCGCCGGAGGATGTCGAAAGCATTCTTAAAGATGAGGAGGTCGCTCAGTTTGTTGAGTTCCTTCGGAAGGCTGACCCGGCGTTTGCGGACGTCGAAAAGCTTGTAGACAACTATCGTACGCTGCGGGAAATGCCTTCGAGATTCACTGAAGATGCGGCTCTT comes from the Anaerohalosphaera lusitana genome and includes:
- a CDS encoding ABC transporter permease — translated: MRKVWAVARNTISQILRMKVALLVIVGLLIILPLMGMIVTGDGTLKGKLQTFISYGLSLTGMLLSILTIIVATYTLTSDLKYKQIYLILSKPVHRFQIVCGKLLGIVILDAFLLAVFAAIIYGLTMFMPKLADADETEMAQAQREFFTARASVEDPIDLQDVVKEVRERYQRLKRQGQIPEGMGEQEALNELFNQERIRRNAVAVGKSREWEFEDVKLLGDDEHFSIEYKYNVAVNPPDSKVYGTWFVGDLRQETEADVGEWETPIYRLDPADVIRTVQEIQVPADAIAADGYVAARFVNTYQNNTTVIPKDVKLLYESGTFEGNFVRAVLMIMTKLTFLAALGVFVSTWLSFPVGVLVSVAVFFIGTFNGFMLDSFTTLSHDITAVYYSIFKGFLWLLPQFDGRFNPTEYMIGAEAISMSVLSQAMFYTVIIKAGILTLLGIVFFRLREVAKVIV